CTGGTATGATACTCAGGGAGGTGACTACCCGGAAGCAGATTCTGCTGAAGACGACTCAGCGGGCCTACAAGCGTCCCGGTATAACGACGGAGAATGTTTGGTGGTTCTAAAACATGTTCGTTCTTTGGTTGAAGACCATAATGTGAAGCAGGAAGACATAGGCATTATTTCTCCATACAGTGCTCAGGTGTCTAGCTTGCGAAAGCTTTTGCGAGAGGAGACTGAGCACCCATTTCCAGATATCGAGATCAGCACTGTGGACGGTTTCCAGGGACgcgaaaaagaggtgaTCATTTTGTCACTGGTGAGATCGAACGACTCGCACGATGTGGGATTTTTGAACGACTATAGACGTATGAACGTTTCCATCAGCCGGGCCAAGCGCCAGCTGTGCGTTGTGGGGGACATGGAAACAATTAGCGAAAGCAACGTGGTTTTCCTGAAGCAATGGTGTGAATGGTGCGAAGAAAATGCCGATATCAGATATGTCGATGTCAGTGAGTTATGAGCTTGGCGTCCACAGACACAGCTCCGAGTCGGCCGATGCCATCACACAGTACTGGGGGTCGAACAGAAGCATTCGCGGAAGAGTTTTCGTCTCATTTTCTATTTTCTTGACTGGATACAATACCGCTGGCAAGCTTTGAGTCGACAAAAGCTTCAAGTCCCATACGAGTACAGAACCATCGCCGTTGCCACCAAAGATGAACCGACAGTCGGGAGAGACTGTCAAGTTGCCCGTGTCGGGATATTCTCTCTCGATGAGGGGCAGCTGGCCTGGTAGTCTTGCTACCAAGCTCAAATTGAAAGCGTCTAGAAGGAAGTGCTCTGTGGAATTTGTGGTGATCAAGATATATTTATTATTGTTCAAGAAGTCAATTTTTGTGACGGACGATGGTTTGGCAAAGTCGCACACCACGGTGGTAAATGGCCGGTCCGTAATATGCGCCACTGCATGCAGGGATAGAACATTTGAATATTCGTTATGAATGGCAACGACTGTGTTGGATGGATCAAGGGCTATGGAGGACGGTCTGTCGTCAGTTACTAGAGTTGCTTGGCAATTGGCGCTCCTTGTGTCCCAAAGACGGACAGTGTGGTCGTAGGCGGCACTAACAAACATATGATTAAGATCGGCCATTGCCAGATCTGTCACCAGGGCCGTATGGCCTTTAAAATATCTGATGAAAGAATTATCATGCAGCGAGAGATACCGAATTGTATCATTTTCCTTGGTGGATGCGAACACACAAGTGTTTTCCTTGCGGGCCAGCTTTGCCAAATGGCAGCCGTATTTCTTGGAGTAGATGGGCTTGACATGTTTTCCTTTGGCGACATCGTAGAGATGTATGCTTTCGTCTACACCGGCAGTTAGGAGGAACTGGCCTGTGTGATCGAAATCAATGGATGTTATGGGTGTATTCGATACGTGATTATTGAACAACTTTGCCGGCTTCAGCGAAAGCAGAAGGTTAGCCGAGATTGGCGTCGCCATAACTTAAGTAAAGttttggatgaaaaataaaaatgcACAGCCACATACTAAAgatgaaataaaataaaataaaaaaattacaatATGGGAGTAAGTACCAGTGTAGAACCTGTGGATGCCTAACATCAGGTCGGCAAATATGCGCATTATGCCTTTGATCTGGTTTTGATTTCGATGGTGCTCGCAGGCATCAAGAAAACCACTGGACTCAGTTTGTCTGTGGAGGACCTTGCCGAGGGGCCAAGTTCCAGATCGCTGCTCTCCCGCTACCTGGCCGTTGGCGAGGGATGTTTTGATTATGCAGTTTCCTGGTGCAGGAGCTCGCGCTTATTTAGGCCAAAGAATATTGAGAATTTTGACGATTTGAAGGATGCGCTGAGACAAGGTGTGAACAATATGATTGACGAAAGAAAACGTTAGGCGATTTATAGTTGAACACGAAACAATTGGGCGATGAGCCGTCCTTCAGTAGGAGGATAAGACACTGTTGTCTTTCTATCAGTAGGCGGCCAAATTAAACCTCCTTAAATGGGGCTTCTAACGATCACTGGTTATAAGCCATAAGGCAAAGGAGAACATCGTATTTGAATCTATTTACATTGATCatttttcctcttcttcttctgggACCAGGGCGTCAGCAGACTCAAGgagctcgctcagctcgccTGACTGGCTCATGGCCATCACAATATCACATCCTCCAACGAAATCTTTATTAACGTAAAGTTGAGGAATGGTAGGCCATTCACTGTACTCCTTAATACCCTGTCTAAGTTCAGGGTCTTCCAGGACGTTGTAAGCGGCAAATTTGTGTGGATCCACGCCCAACTGTCCCAAGATCTGAATAGTGGCTCTCGAAAATCCACAAGCTGGGGCCTGTGGAGTACCCTTCATGAACAGCACGACAGGGGCAGATGAAATGGCCTGCTCGATTGCAGATCTTGTTTCCTGAGACAATAATCTCACTGCAAGAGGTGTCAGCCGAAACTTAGGTGCACGGAGCGAGCTTTGGAAGGCACGGGCAAACATGGTGGATTCAATAGACGACAAAGTTTTTATTTGTAatgcgtcgatcgtccagAAAAGAACAATTTATCGTCGCCATCGGGGTTCCAGCTCCGCTAAAAAAGGCAGGATTTTAGTATAATAAAGATTGCCGATCACCGACTTTCTGTACCGCGCTAAGGTACATCTGTTGCATGTAAATCGTCTAAGTGAATTCTATTGTGCCGCTGAACGAACGCACCCTCCCACCTTAAATTATTCCATTTCGCTAAAAGCAAGccatttttaatttttcgATAAAGCAACATATCTCACAATACCAGATAAAAAGTTCTGACCAGGGgcatttttcaccactTAATAATATCAGGATACAGGAAGTCGCTAGCTCGGCCCAGAATAATCATTGCTATTTAGTTCTCCCAGTGTAAACTGATAACCTGTTGTCTACTTTCATTTTGGTCTCTGTTTTCAGGCATTAATATAGCTTACTTGCTAGCACAGAAAACCCCGGAATTGCCGGTAATACCACGATGAACGGAACCTCCAGACGTCCCAACTCTTACGAGTTTGTTCCTGAATACGCGAATCACGGGCCATTGCGCCTCCAGCACGCGAATTATCACAAACACAATGGTTCTCTATCACTCCAACAGCCCACGAGTCTGCAGACTGACGACCACAACTCAACCTCATCGTTTTATCATCACAGCAACGAGAACATTCAGTACCTCCACGACAAGTCGCTTATTCCGCTGTCAATCCAAACGAGCGCCACAGACTACTCGATTATGGAAGATCTAGAGAGAATACCACTAGACGACCCCATTCCCCTCCCAAGCGCAACAGAGAGTGTCGCAAGCCAAGTCACTCCAGACCTTGGGTTTACTTCAGAGACTTCTATGTCCTCGTCAGGTAATTATGTGAGAACAAGCTCTAGTTATTTGGAGGATTTTGTCACCACAGAACCATCGTCCGAGGAATCAGCCCACATCGACGATTATCTCAACCAATACATCAAGCTTGAAATGATCAGTACGCCCAATGAACACCGTTCAGATGGCTTGGGAATAAAATCTCCACCGCAGTTTGCCCAAAAGCTGTCGTCTCCGAAAACTAATTCTCCActcattttcaagcaaGAGGTTATGTCTCCGACGgccaaaaaaataactACGCCCAAGCTGAagccaaaaccaaaaacCCCTCGAGCACCACCGAAGTCTGCTAATAAAGTGGTTAAAACCCTATCCACGACACAAATGGCTactgcagcagcagcagcagcggtGTCATCTCAGGCTGCGCCCAAAAGAAAACCAAGCgtctcgtcgctgtcgtctGCAGCTGCGATAGCCACCACTACAATGGCTAGAAATCCAGCTGGAGCCCAGAATTCGCCAGTTTCCGCAAGAAAACCACTTCCGTCAACTCCTAAAAAAGcatcaaaatcaccaaGCCATTCGAAGCAGAAAACCGGCAGACGGTTTTCGTTCGTGTTTGAGACCGCGCCCAAAATGCCAGCTAATAGCTCTTCCGCATGTTCAATCTCTTCAAATTCGACTATCTCTTCTAatttctcggcctcctcgCCAACTCACAGCATGGGCTCTCCCACGACCATCTCGCACCCCGTCAACGCATCGTCCAAGCCTACATTCATTATCTATTCGCAACAGCATCAATTCATCCCCGAGACTGTGCCCAACTATTCTCGTCCTCACTCGCGTCGCAACAGCATTGCTACCTCTACATCGTCCGGCGTGACTCCATTGCAGAGCCCGATGTCTTCGTCGGTGTCTAAATTTTCCAAAGCGCCAACATACTCGTCTTCAGTGTCCTCAGTGTCAATTTCGAGCACGAAGTACAagaaaatggccaaaaCGTCACAATCAAAACACGTGATAGATACCGATCTGAAACATAACTCGGAGTTTCAGAAGTCCATTACCAAGTTCCCTAAGAACAACGTCGTTCCGTTCGAGCCAAAGATCTACAAGGACATGAAACAGGGGCTGATGGAATTCCAACTTCAAGTCCCCCCCAAATAGCGTCCGTCATTCGTATAGCTACCATAAAGTAATAATACACTGTGTACACCTCATCTCAGGCTGTGTCGCAATGCACTGCCTCCTTATATCGTGGCCGGGTCGTGCGACAACCGACATAATTAAATCAAATTGTTGCTAAAAACAAACCTGGCTGAAAATTATATGTTCCTCGCTACTACTCGCTTGTAGAGTACTGACCGCACATTCGTCCGGCTCGCATCGCAGCATTCCATTACCAAACCTTCCATACAATTGAACGACGCAAATGAGTTTGGAGGACATGAACGATTTCAGACTCGGGACAGAAGCTTTCACAACGGGGGTACCgtctcctcctccaaaagacgCTGGTGGGGCCAAATCTTCAGGAACAGACTTTGTAAAGAAGCTTTTCCAAATGCTCGAAGAAAACAGCTACGCTGATATTGTCCGATGGTCTGAGGCAGGGGATTCATTTATTATTGCAGATACGAACGAGTTTACCAAACAGGTTTTGCCGAAACATTTCAAACACAGTAATTTTGCCTCATTTGTGCGACAGCTCAACAAGTACGATTTCCACAAGGTGAAAATTAGCAATGAGCTGAAACAGAGATACAGCATTGAGAATGTGTGGGAGTTTAAGCATCCAGAGTTCCAGAGAAATAATAGAGAGGCACTTGAGAATATCAAGCGAAAGGTGACAGCCAAAAAGGAGGGAGACACAGGCGTTTCCTCAAACACGGTCTCTCTCGCACAGTTCCGCAATCTACAAGACAATTTTGggtttttggaaaaacaaaaccAGTCCCTAACAGAGACAGTGCAGAAACTCCATGATGAGCTGAACATTCTCAATACCAAGTATAATACGATGGTTTCGAGTTTTTTGACGTCAAAATCGATCAACGAGTCGTATTCTCGTGCGATCAACGTCTTAGCCAAATCATTGACCCAGATGGGCGTCGAGCTGCCGCCATTGAATCTTCCTTTCATCGACCAAAACCAGCCGTCTCAGGAGCCGCAGCCTGCGGGCAGCATGCCCTCGTCAGTGGAGGCAGCGCCACAGGAACATCCGCAATTTATTCCCGCAAACGAGCCTGCTAAACCCGCATCCCAACCTCCGGCAGGAACACAACAAGATAACCGTATTGTGCGACGGACCAATGGTTCCGGAATGCATGTCTTGCTGgttgaggacgacgaggtcTGCATTCAGCTATGCAGTAAATTTTTGATGAAGTACGGTTGCACAGTGGAGGTGGTGACCGACGGACTGGCGGCCATCAATGTCTTGGAAAAAGTCAAATTTGATTTGGTGTTGATGGACATCGTGATGCCAAATCTCGATGGAGCTTCGGCAACCTCTGTGATCCGATCTTTTGACGTGGATACGCCCATCATCGCCATGACCGGCAACTATCAGCATCAAGACCTAGTGACGTATCTTAACCATGGAATGACGGACATTCTGGCCAAGCCATTCACCAAAAACGATTTATACAacattctggagaagcaCCACATAgacaagaagctgatttATCCGGTCAACGATCCGTTCAATCCCTTGAACAAAAATAGCCCTTCTCACTCGGTAACGGGCCAGCAGGCACAGGTAGTTGCTCCGATGCCGATAGAGTCGGAGCCGCTGCAGCCAAAGATGGAACCGGACTATGAGAATGCGCTAAAGAGACAAAAACTTGTATAGCTGTACATATGATTCGCTTACCTAATGGATAAtgttttttcaggaatTGGCGACCGACTCTATTTTTCAGCGAAATTTAGTCAGGAACATACACCAGGTATTTCTTTTATATTACACAGATCTCAATGTTTGGACTTTCTAGAACTGCCGGCTTGAGTCAGCGCATGGCATT
This window of the Ogataea parapolymorpha DL-1 chromosome VII, whole genome shotgun sequence genome carries:
- a CDS encoding Subunit of the COMPASS (Set1C) complex, which methylates histone H3 on lys 4; translation: MATPISANLLLSLKPAKLFNNHVSNTPITSIDFDHTGQFLLTAGVDESIHLYDVAKGKHVKPIYSKKYGCHLAKLARKENTCVFASTKENDTIRYLSLHDNSFIRYFKGHTALVTDLAMADLNHMFVSAAYDHTVRLWDTRSANCQATLVTDDRPSSIALDPSNTVVAIHNEYSNVLSLHAVAHITDRPFTTVVCDFAKPSSVTKIDFLNNNKYILITTNSTEHFLLDAFNLSLVARLPGQLPLIEREYPDTGNLTVSPDCRFIFGGNGDGSVLVWDLKLLSTQSLPAVLYPVKKIENETKTLPRMLLFDPQYCVMASADSELCLWTPSS
- a CDS encoding Glutaredoxin, producing MFARAFQSSLRAPKFRLTPLAVRLLSQETRSAIEQAISSAPVVLFMKGTPQAPACGFSRATIQILGQLGVDPHKFAAYNVLEDPELRQGIKEYSEWPTIPQLYVNKDFVGGCDIVMAMSQSGELSELLESADALVPEEEEEK
- a CDS encoding Sensory transduction histidine kinase, encoding MSLEDMNDFRLGTEAFTTGVPSPPPKDAGGAKSSGTDFVKKLFQMLEENSYADIVRWSEAGDSFIIADTNEFTKQVLPKHFKHSNFASFVRQLNKYDFHKVKISNELKQRYSIENVWEFKHPEFQRNNREALENIKRKVTAKKEGDTGVSSNTVSLAQFRNLQDNFGFLEKQNQSLTETVQKLHDELNILNTKYNTMVSSFLTSKSINESYSRAINVLAKSLTQMGVELPPLNLPFIDQNQPSQEPQPAGSMPSSVEAAPQEHPQFIPANEPAKPASQPPAGTQQDNRIVRRTNGSGMHVLLVEDDEVCIQLCSKFLMKYGCTVEVVTDGLAAINVLEKVKFDLVLMDIVMPNLDGASATSVIRSFDVDTPIIAMTGNYQHQDLVTYLNHGMTDILAKPFTKNDLYNILEKHHIDKKLIYPVNDPFNPLNKNSPSHSVTGQQAQVVAPMPIESEPLQPKMEPDYENALKRQKLV